A genomic segment from Candidatus Pacearchaeota archaeon encodes:
- a CDS encoding stage II sporulation protein M — protein sequence MNKYVKYINYIKKNRNYIYFILILYFFSSILGYFFYFSLEEKINNLIKEILKITEGMNFFQIFIFIFQNNLKTAFFGLIFGLFFGIYPLFLTLINGYILGYIIKFSIKNNDVMNLWKLLPHGIFELFAVLLSFAFGLKLGISILKKGKNFKDKFFKEFSLILEIFIYVILPLLFLAALIETLLIFLVR from the coding sequence ATGAATAAATATGTAAAATATATTAATTATATAAAAAAAAATAGAAATTATATTTATTTTATTTTAATTCTTTATTTTTTTTCTAGTATATTAGGATATTTTTTTTATTTTTCCTTAGAAGAAAAAATAAATAATCTTATTAAAGAAATATTAAAGATCACAGAAGGAATGAATTTTTTTCAAATTTTTATTTTTATTTTTCAAAATAATTTAAAAACAGCTTTTTTTGGTTTAATTTTTGGTTTATTTTTTGGAATTTATCCATTATTTTTAACTTTAATTAATGGTTATATATTAGGTTATATAATAAAGTTTTCAATAAAAAATAATGATGTAATGAATCTATGGAAATTATTGCCACATGGTATATTTGAATTATTTGCGGTTCTCTTATCTTTCGCTTTTGGTTTAAAGTTAGGTATTTCTATTTTAAAAAAAGGAAAGAATTTTAAAGATAAATTTTTTAAAGAATTTTCCTTAATATTGGAAATATTTATTTATGTTATTTTACCATTACTCTTTTTAGCAGCTTTAATTGAAACTCTTTTGATTTTTTTAGTTAGATAA
- a CDS encoding rhomboid family intramembrane serine protease — MRNKYFFISVTNLIIIINILFFFIFNIFFIVQLDLTKYLALNPLFILKGKYLWTIITHFFMHANSFHLFANMISLFFIGNFVEKIIGRKRFFRFYILSGIFAALFFVLFSFLFNKDINSYAVGASGALFALGGLLMILLPKIKVYVFFFLPMPLWLGMLFMLLALWAVSISLGLTIANTAHLGGLIIGLLYGFYLKRKYRNKVNLLRKIFR, encoded by the coding sequence ATGAGAAATAAATATTTTTTTATTAGTGTTACAAATTTAATTATCATAATAAATATACTTTTTTTCTTTATATTTAATATTTTTTTTATAGTTCAATTAGATTTAACAAAATATTTAGCTTTAAATCCATTATTTATTTTGAAAGGAAAATACTTATGGACAATCATAACCCATTTTTTTATGCATGCTAATTCATTCCATTTATTTGCCAATATGATTTCTTTATTTTTTATTGGGAATTTTGTTGAAAAAATTATTGGTAGAAAAAGATTTTTTAGATTTTACATTTTAAGTGGAATTTTTGCAGCTTTATTTTTTGTTTTGTTTAGTTTTTTATTCAATAAAGACATTAATTCTTATGCTGTTGGAGCTTCTGGTGCTTTATTTGCTTTGGGTGGTTTATTAATGATTTTATTGCCGAAAATAAAAGTTTATGTATTTTTCTTTTTACCAATGCCCCTTTGGTTAGGAATGCTTTTTATGCTTTTGGCTCTATGGGCAGTTTCTATTAGTTTAGGTTTAACTATTGCAAATACTGCCCATTTAGGAGGTCTTATTATAGGTTTATTGTATGGATTTTATTTAAAAAGAAAATATAGGAATAAAGTAAATTTATTAAGAAAGATTTTTAGATAA
- a CDS encoding alanine--tRNA ligase has protein sequence MEKEEWTRKKLIKAYIDFFKSRGHKEIPNASLVPENDPTVLFTTAGMHPLVPFLLGEKHPQGKRLVNVQRCIRTNDIEEVGDDFHLTFFEMLGNWSLGDYFKKEAIEMSFEFLTKILKIPIERIEVSCFAGDEVAEKDIESSEIWKSLGINKIKFLDRNHNWWGPAGNTGPCGPDTEMFVNGYEIWNDVFMQYNKNPDGSYSELKQKNVDTGMGVERTLAILNNKDMFLTDCFLPIIKKIEEITKKSYEKNKREMRIIADHIKASVFIISDGVIPSNIERGYVLRRLIRRAIRYLKKLEINFSIKEIALSVFDIYDDYKNLKEKKEHIIKVLEEEEKKFLKTLSLGEKLFEKIIKNKRILEGKDAFLLYQSYGFPLEMIEELAKEKKIKLDVDGFKKELKKHQELSRTASAGVFKSGLADNSEQVTKLHTATHLLNRALKIILKDNNIHQKGSNITAERLRFDFNFQRKLTNEELKKIEDLVNQKIKEKLEVVKKEMSLEEAKSIGAEGVFENKYKDKVSVYFIGDFSKEICSGPHVKNTKELGKFKIVKEEAVASGIRRIKAILE, from the coding sequence ATGGAAAAAGAGGAATGGACAAGAAAAAAATTAATTAAAGCATATATAGATTTTTTTAAATCTAGAGGACATAAAGAGATTCCAAATGCTTCTCTTGTGCCAGAAAATGATCCAACTGTTTTATTTACTACAGCTGGAATGCATCCTCTTGTACCATTTTTATTAGGAGAAAAACACCCACAAGGAAAAAGATTAGTCAATGTACAAAGATGTATTAGAACTAACGATATAGAAGAAGTTGGAGATGATTTTCATTTAACTTTTTTTGAAATGTTGGGAAATTGGAGTTTGGGAGATTATTTCAAAAAAGAAGCAATAGAAATGAGCTTTGAATTTTTAACTAAAATATTAAAAATTCCTATAGAGAGAATTGAAGTAAGTTGTTTTGCTGGAGATGAAGTTGCAGAAAAAGATATAGAATCTAGTGAAATATGGAAAAGTTTAGGAATAAATAAAATAAAATTTTTAGATAGAAATCATAATTGGTGGGGTCCTGCTGGAAATACAGGGCCGTGTGGTCCTGATACAGAAATGTTTGTGAATGGATATGAAATATGGAATGATGTTTTTATGCAATATAATAAAAATCCTGATGGAAGTTATAGTGAATTAAAACAGAAAAATGTTGATACTGGTATGGGTGTTGAAAGAACTTTAGCTATACTCAACAATAAAGATATGTTTCTTACAGATTGTTTTCTTCCAATAATAAAAAAAATAGAAGAAATAACTAAAAAATCTTATGAAAAAAATAAACGAGAGATGAGAATTATAGCAGATCATATTAAAGCTAGTGTTTTTATAATTTCAGATGGTGTTATTCCGAGTAATATAGAAAGAGGATATGTATTAAGAAGACTAATAAGAAGAGCAATAAGATATTTAAAAAAATTAGAAATAAATTTTTCTATAAAAGAAATTGCTTTAAGCGTTTTTGATATTTATGATGATTACAAAAACTTAAAAGAAAAAAAAGAACATATAATAAAAGTTTTAGAAGAAGAAGAAAAGAAATTCTTAAAAACTTTAAGTTTAGGAGAAAAATTATTTGAAAAAATAATAAAAAATAAAAGAATTTTAGAAGGGAAAGATGCTTTTTTATTATACCAAAGTTATGGTTTTCCTCTAGAGATGATAGAAGAATTAGCAAAAGAGAAAAAAATTAAATTAGATGTAGACGGTTTCAAAAAAGAACTTAAAAAACACCAAGAGTTGAGCAGAACAGCATCTGCCGGGGTTTTTAAATCTGGGTTAGCAGATAATAGTGAACAAGTAACTAAATTACACACAGCAACTCATTTGCTTAATCGGGCATTGAAGATAATATTAAAAGATAATAACATACATCAAAAAGGAAGTAATATTACAGCAGAAAGGTTAAGATTTGATTTTAATTTTCAGAGAAAATTAACAAATGAGGAATTAAAAAAAATTGAAGATCTTGTGAATCAAAAAATAAAAGAAAAATTAGAAGTGGTAAAAAAAGAAATGTCTTTAGAAGAGGCAAAGTCTATTGGAGCAGAAGGAGTATTTGAAAATAAATACAAAGATAAAGTTTCTGTTTATTTTATAGGAGATTTTTCTAAAGAAATATGCTCTGGCCCACATGTAAAAAATACAAAAGAATTAGGTAAATTTAAAATAGTAAAAGAAGAAGCAGTTGCTTCTGGAATTAGAAGGATAAAAGCAATTTTAGAATGA
- a CDS encoding DUF559 domain-containing protein: MGLIKFFKNKFKKKEEYFEIPKEEIKEVEDINIKAKKELLKELNNIGIFPKIMYSIGNYQVDFAFPKEKIVIEIIGESIKEKNNTLKKKYSTIKSFGWKIYGFSSEDVFLKSKEIALKIKKIVNYHKKE; this comes from the coding sequence ATGGGTTTAATAAAATTTTTTAAGAATAAATTTAAAAAAAAGGAAGAATATTTTGAAATACCAAAAGAGGAAATTAAAGAAGTTGAAGATATAAATATAAAGGCGAAAAAGGAGTTACTTAAAGAATTGAATAATATAGGAATCTTTCCTAAGATTATGTATTCTATTGGAAATTATCAAGTTGATTTTGCTTTTCCAAAAGAAAAAATTGTAATTGAGATAATAGGAGAAAGTATAAAGGAAAAGAATAATACTCTTAAAAAGAAATATTCTACAATAAAATCATTTGGATGGAAAATATATGGCTTTTCTTCAGAAGATGTTTTTTTAAAATCTAAAGAAATAGCATTAAAAATAAAAAAAATTGTGAATTATCATAAAAAAGAATAA
- a CDS encoding translation elongation factor-like protein, translating to MEKDMKEIGKVTHFFDKISVAVVELTDSLEVGDKIKIKGTTTDFEQEVKEMQIEHQKIEKAKAGDLIGLKVEEKVRVNDKVYLLG from the coding sequence ATGGAAAAAGACATGAAAGAAATAGGTAAAGTTACTCATTTCTTTGACAAAATAAGTGTTGCTGTTGTTGAACTTACAGATTCCTTGGAAGTAGGAGATAAAATAAAGATAAAAGGAACTACAACTGATTTTGAACAAGAAGTAAAGGAAATGCAAATTGAACATCAAAAAATTGAAAAAGCAAAGGCAGGTGACTTAATTGGATTGAAGGTTGAAGAAAAAGTAAGAGTTAATGATAAAGTTTATCTTTTAGGATGA